In Bacteriovorax sp. Seq25_V, the genomic window TCCTCCTGTTGCAGATGATTTTAGGTTAGATCCAATTTTAGACAAGTATACTGTTGTGAAAGGTCGAAATCATACAGTTGTAGTTCAAGTTGGTGGTTCATATAAGTATGAAGGACAATGGTTAAATTATTCTTGTACGTATGACCGTGTTGTTGATGGAAGTGTTTCAAGTGGTCAGAATTGTCAATTATTACCAACAGGTCTTCTGATGCTTTCTAGTCTTCTAACGGATTATGGTGCCTATGAGATTAAAGTAACTGCATCAGTTAATGGTAAATCAGCTTCGAAAGTATTTGTGATTAATTCTGTTCGAGAAGAAGAGGCCGCTCTAATTTTTAAATGGAAGTCAAATTCGCAAGTAGGTTTTGCAACGAGATTTTTTATAGGTAATGATAGTGATGCCAGAAAAATGAACTTCTTTGTAGATTGGGGCGATGGAACAATTACTCAAAACTCTAATTTACATACATATTCGGAAACTAATAAAGAATATACAGTTAAAGTATGGGGAACTTTGACAAGTATGAATTTTTGTACAGATAGAACAGGGATGAGAACGAATGAACCACCTCCACACTATGTGACAAAGATTTTGCAAATTGGAGATTTAGATTACTCAAAAATACCTGGGTTTATAAATTGCCCTAATCTCTACTCAGTTAACTTGTCTAAGGCAAACACTCTGAATGTAACAAACATGGACAATGCATTTGGACAATGGGGTAGTGATTCTTCACGAATAATTAATGAACAAGAACTCATCGGACTTGAAAATATAGATACTTCTAAAGTTACTTCAATGGCAGGGATGTTCAATAATGGAAATTTGCTGATGACGACTCTCGATTTAAATCACTTTAACACAAGTCGAGTAATTAACATGGCGGGTATGTTTAGGGAGTTGAGCTTCTACGTTTATCCAGCTGGACCAAATCCGAATCAGCAATGGTGTCTCAATGGATTAAATTCCATTATGTGTGAAGGGAAAGGTGTTCAAGAAATCAAGTTTGATCGTTGGAATACTTCTAATGTGAAGAATATGACAGGTATGTTTTATGGTGCACGAATGATAAAAGGATTAGATATTTCTCATTTTAATACAGATAAATTGCAAAATTTGGATCCGATTGTTGAAGAGTTTGGTAAGAAACATGGTCAGACTTTTACAATTGATCCGAATAAATGTGGATCTAATTCACCTAATCATCCTGTTTCAGGTGTTAGAGATATGTTTAGGCAAATGTCTTCTCTTGAGCAGTTAAATGTTAAAAATCTTAATACCTCAAACCTTTACTGTCTCGATGGTACATTTGCAGAACTTCCAAAGTTAAAAGAATTGGACTTAAGTCATTTGCAGACCCAAGAGATTAGAAGTATGAGTAATACTTTCTATATGACGCCATTATCACCAAAAGGGTTGGATAATTGGCAAACACCTAAGTTACAAGTTCTAAATGGGACATTTATGGGACGTGGAGAACAGTCCTTTAGGTTTCCAAGTTGGGATACATCAAAAGTTGAAAGTATTATTAATCTATTCTCTACTTCAAAATCTATTCATATCGATATGTCTTCATTTGATTCTAGTAGTTTAGTAAGTATTAAAGGTCTATGTAATGGTTGTTGGTATTTAAAGAATTTTAAATTCTCTCTAACGGACTCAAGTCAATTGCTTGAAGTTGCGGGATTATTTAATGATGCCTATCGTTTACAAGAAGTTGATCTATCAAGTTTTAATATAAATTTTAAAGAGAAAAAAGAGCAATGCGAGAAAGTCTCTCGCGCATCTGAGTATGAGAGATGGTGTGAGATATTTTCAAAAAAAGATGCTTATCAAGCAAATGATCCTAATACCAAATACACAGACGAGTACCTGAGAATTTGGTGGTATGAGTTAACTATATATGGAAAACTTGGAGATTATGGAAGCAATTTAGGAAAAAACTATTCACTTCAAAAAGTTCGTCTTCCATCCGGATACAATTTTGATTGGACTCGTCAGTGGTATGATAATACGAACGAATTAATGAAAGAAAGGTTTAGAGCTACTTATGTTGGGCTTTCTATTTTAAGAATTCCATTCATACTTGAAATTGATACAGCTGGTAATATGCATCTTGCTTGTCCTGGTGAGGAATTTTTACAAGTAAACAATGAGATTGGTCGCTATGTAGGACAAGATTGTCTAACGCTAGATGATTGGAAAGATCATGTGAAAATCTATGCAAATTTTGAGAATGAAAATAAAAGGCAAGAAATGGCCGGATATTTAGCTGGGAAAGTTCTTCGATTTGATGATTATGATTCTGAATAGAGTGACTCCGCTCTTGCAGACGCCTTCGAGAAAATGTTAGGAGAATAGAAATAGAGACTAATTCTCTATTTCATTCCAATTGTAGTTACTAACAACTCCAAGAAAATCGTCTTTTCGACGGGCCATGTATTCAACTGTAAAGCCATGTTGGGCTAATGCTAAAATAGAAAGAATAGTTCTCCCTTTAAATAGATCATTTAATAAACTCATTTTTCCATCCTTTGTTACAAGATAATTTCTTTGAAATTTATCAGGATGATAGGAGAGGGATGAATTGTTACTACTTGGATTAGTACAGGCATATTGCCTATGCTCACCATACTCACCTTTTTCATGAAATACCGTGAAATTGAATGAAATATAGTGAAAATCAAAAAGTACGAAGAACTTCACTATTGCCGCTAACCGGTCGAATTTGATGAGGATTATTTAATGTTGCTCTTGATGTCGGGTAGTTCGAGCATTGACTATATGAGTAATAAAGTTTAAATTATAACTTCAACACCAAGGAGGTTCTCATGAAAAATTCAAACATCATTTCAAAAAGAACATCTTTGGGTCTTCTAGAATAATATAGCTATCCATTTTTGTTCTTTATTTTAAGTTTAATTTTTAACTAATTTAAAGGGTATTACAATGACATTACAGGAAAATGATATGCAGCTATTTGCTAAGGCTGTTTTGGATACGTTTGATCTAAAAGAATTTAGCATTGATAGAGAAAAGGCTCTTATTGGTTTAAAAGATGACATTTCTTCCGAATTTGAAGATTTGAACTCTGAGGAAACTAAGAAGGCAAGAAACGATCACTTTAAAATTGAGGGAGCAAAGCCAGAAGACTATTTCGAAAAGGTACTGCTCTTAGACTCAGGCAGGAAAGTTATTTATGGTATTCGTCATATGGGTGGAAATCCTGATTTGCCATTTGTTCAGCTTACTCCTAACTATCAAATATACTCTAAGGCAGAGGCCTTGGAAGTATATGAGAAAGTTCGACATGAGTTTGAGGTGTTTAAACCAAAGTTTCTAAGTTTTTGGTCTAGAGATCAAATCGATGCAGATTTTTTTGGCTCTATTTATATGGTGTCGACATCAAAGAAAATGAAACTCTTGGATGAATGGTCACTAGAGAGTGATTTAACTTTTACTAAAATAACTGATGATTCTTACTATGACTGGTATGAAAGCGGCTACAAAGAGTTCCACGAATCTTCTCCAGAGTTAAGTCAGAAGGTAACTGTAAATAGCGTTGATTCAATGAGAGATTCACTAGAGGAGGGATTACTTTTTTATGTTGAATTTCAAGGAGAGAGAATTGGTTTGATCGCCGGAGAGAGGAGTAAACTACTTGGGCATGACGGAATTTATTTTCATGAAATATTTATTTCTAAAAAGTGGAAAGGTAAGGGACTTGCTAAGGCGATCCAGAGAAAATTTATAGTATCAAATACTGTTGAACATGAACTTGTCTGGGGAACAATCGACGCCCACAATTTGCCGTCATTTAAAACGGCGAAATCCAATGGGAGAAGACCTATGAGGTATGAGTGCTTTGTTGATTTACCTCTTGGAGACTCTAATGATTAGTAGAAAAGCTAAAGAAATTGAGTATCAGAGTATATTTCTTATGGGGCAAGATGTTTGGTCAGATAACATGAGTGAGACAGAGTATTTAGAAACTTGCTTTAAGTCAGAGAAATATAAAAAAGGACAGTGGTGGATTTTAGAAGATAATGGCCACATTGTTAGCTCGTTAATTGTCTATAAATTCAAGGACCAATCTTTCGGGATTGGTTCTATTGCTACTTGTCCCTATGAAAGAAAAAAGGGATATGGATCAAAACTATTAACAGACGTAATAGGAGTATATAAAATATCTGGGCATCCGATATTTTTATATTCAGATATTGATGCGCCATTTTATGAAAGATTTGGTTTTATGACTTTACCTGAAAAATATCAAAAGTATAGAAAGTCGGTATGTATGTGCTTTGGGGAATACGATGATTCATTTGAACCGCCTGCGTATTTTTAGTGAAGAAATTCAATGTAACTCGAAAGTAAAAGTACAAATTCAATTTCTAAGAACCACTGGTCCATTGTCAATACTTACTTATGAACCTATACTTTTAATAAAATAAAAAAACTTTAAGACCACGAGATAAAATTTATGATTTCTCTATATCAAATTAAGAAGTTCACATTAATAGGATTACTAATTATAGGCAATAATACGATGGCAAATATTGATGATAAAGTTAGAGATGTAGTTAAGAAATATAATATCCCATCATTATCTGTCATGGTTCTGTCACAAGAAAAAATTCTAGTTCAGTCGAGCTTTGGTGTTAGAAAAAGTGGCGAAGATGATAAAATCAAAGAGACTGATTCATTTCACCTTGGTTCGTGTGGTAAAGCATTTACTGCGACTTTGATTTTGAAGCTACAGGATGAAGGAAAGCTTAGTGTTGAGGATTCAATTACAAAATATTTAAAGACTCTTGATGCAAAAAAATTCGCTGATATAAAAATCAAACACCTCTTATCACATACTGGTGGCATAAAGGCCAATGTCGAGGGCGGGCCTTGGGGGAGTATGTTTTCATTTGATATCACTCCATCTCAAGGAAGAGACATTGCAATTAATTTCCTAAATACAGCTAAGCGAACAGCTAAAGCGGGCTCTGAATTTATCTACAGTAATATTGGATACATGCTTCTTGGGCAAATTATTGAAAAAGTTGAATCTAGGCCATTTGAAGAAGTTCTAACGACAAAACTGTTTAAACCTTTTGAAATGAACTCTTGTTCATATGGTCCAGCTGGTAGAAATGATAATTCATCACAGCCTTGGGCACATCAGTTCGTTGATGGAAAATATATTCCACAAGACCCAAAGTTAATAGGCTCAGATAATCCACCAGCATTAAGCCCTGCGGGAGGAATAAGCTGTGGTCAGGGTGATTGGGCCAAGTTTATTTGGTTTGTTATGAATGTTGGAAAAAATAGTAAATATCTAAGCCCTGAGGGAAGAGCGTTTATAAGCAAAGTAAATCTTGATGATTACACTTTTGGTGCATGGGGAAAGGTTAGTCGAGATTGGTCTGGAATATTACTAATTCATGCAGGATCAAATACACTTAATTACTCATATGCGATTGTAGGTCTCGATAAGAAATTTGCCTTTTTGATAAATACAAACTCGCCATCACAAGAAGCGGTTCTTGAAATGGTTCCTTTCCTAAAAGAGTATTACATAAACTCCTTGCAATAAGTATTGAATTGCTTCTTTTAAGATATGAATACAGTTTACTTAGTCACACGTGTGACGAAATAAAATTAACATGGCTTTTCTCAGTCTTTATAGAGCTAAGTATCTAATAGCATTAATCTTTGAATCAAAAAAATAAGGTATAATACTGGATTTCTTTTGTCAGGCAAAACGTACTTAGTGAAATATTTTTTTTTGTCGTGTAAAATTATCTGACTAAATATCTTAAGAGGATTTTTTGATGAAATTAATGAAGTATCTTATTTTACCACTATTAGTAACACCTACCCATGCAAGTTTAACAAGTGCATCAATGTTTAAAGAAATGATTTCTACCAATCCTGGAGTTATTTCTGGAAGAACATCACGTGCATTATCATTTCTTGCAAAGAAGGATGATATTAAAATTACTCAAAAAGACCTTTCTGCAGGAGCTGCCGGAGCGGGGTCGAGCTATGAGGCCACTGTTGAAATTACTAACTTTAGCGGTTTCTACGGAGGTGCTGGAGGTGGACCAACTCTTGAGATATTTGGTGAGACAGGATCGGGTGGTCGTACAAATGATATAAAAGCACCCAATAACACAGCTATCGCTCAAAAAAACAAGTCGGAGTCTTCATTAACTCTTATCAATGTAGGACTAGGAATCTGGAAAGGTTTTGGTGTTAGTGTTGTGAAGGCAACTGCTGAAGATAAAAATAGTTATGAGTTAGATGTTGCTGGTTCCAAACAAGCTTTCAATATTAAACAAGAAAATGAACTAACAGCTTTAACTGCTGGTTTTGCCTTTAACCTCGGTCTTGATTTCGGTCTTTTTTATACTAAGAGTTCACTGAAGACCAAAGGTGGTGCCGAAACAGCTGAAGGGGGAGGAACTACTCCTTCGGATGATAGAATTGGTGGTGGTGTTGGTTTTTCGACGAAGCTTCTTAGGGCAGAAGTTGGTTACATAAAATATATGAAAGCAATGCAGAGAGAGACAGGAAAGGTAACTCCTTCGATGGTAGAAGGTACGGTTGAAACAATTTTTGGAAAACTAAAGTTAGGTTATACTGGCCGTTATATTCAAAATGGTTTTTTCATGCACAGAGGGATTTTATATAACCTACTGGCGTTTCAAGGTAACTCGGAAGCTCGTTTAGAAAATACATTTAACTTCGCTTACGGTAATGACACAAAAGGACATTCTTTTAGCGGTTCTTTTTCTATCGGTACTGTTAAGTCTAAGCAGACGAATGGGTATATTTCTAGTGACGAGAACAAATATGACACAGAAACAAAAACCCAATCAATGAGTTTAAGTTACGCGTATATTTTCTAAATTATTTTTTAAATCAGAAGCAATTTTCTATTTCTAGGCCACGTCTGTGGCCTTTTTATTTGTCTATATTACAAACTAAATTGATGGAGAACTCAATTGTCTCTTGATTGCAGCAATGAGGTTCTCTTTATTAAGTGGCTTGGTGATAAAATCATTGGCACCGGCCTTGAGCCCGCGCTCATTCTCTTCTGGTAGTGCATGGGCACTCATAATGATAATGGGCGTTTTGTCTTCGCTATCTCTTAAAATTTTAACGGCACTTAATCCATCAAGTTCCGGCATTTGAATATCTGTTAGTATCAGATCATATTGGGTTTCTTTATATCTCTCTAAAAGTTCTACTCCATTGGTGACATAATCAACTTCAAAATCTTGACCATTGAGATAGACTTTTAGAAGAAATTTTGCATCCTCATCATCCTCTGCTGCAAGTATACGTTTTCCGCGAAGTGTTGATTCAGTTTCTTTTAATATTTCTTTCTCGACAACGGTAGGGACATTTTCGCTACTTACTTTTGCATCAGTAAATGGTATTTCGAGTGTAAAAGATGTTCCTCTTCCTTTTGTCGAATTAACACTAATTGTTCCCCCCATCATTTCAATAATATTGTTAACGATAGAAAGTCCAAGTCCTACGCCACCTTGATTGCGTCTAAAGGTTTCATCTTCTTGGCTAAAGGGACTAAAAATATTCGCAAGATACTTTTCATCAATACCAACGCCACTGTCTGAAACACTAAAAGTTACGAGATATTCACCATTATCAGCTTTAACATTTTTACATGTTAATCTGATAAACCCTTCTTCCGTAAACTTATATGCATTATTTAGTAAATTAATTAAGACCTGACGTAGCCTTACTGGATCTCCATGTAGATTGATGTCATCCGCCTCGACAATACATTCAAATTGAACATTTGTGTCTGAGAACTTGGTCATAATGATATTATTAACATCATGAATTAGCTCGTGAAGCTTAAAATCATCATTTCTAAGCTTAATCTTACTTACTTCGTGACTTGATACATGGAGAATATCTTCGAGAATTTTTAAAAGATGATGACCACTTTTTTCCATCCTCTCAATGTAGTCGAGGCGGGTGTTCTCATCAGGCTCATTCTTTATGAGATTTGAATATCCCAGAATGGCATTCATCGGAGTGCGAATTTCATGACTCATATTCGCTAAAAAGATCATCTTGGAATGTGTTGCCACATTTGCTTCTCTAAGGGCATTTTGTAGCTCGGATCTCGTCTTAAGTAATTCCCTGTTTTGTTTTTCTTTTTGTGTGAGAAAGAAATAAAGGATTAATGTAAAAAGAAAGAGCGCCGTCGGAAATAAGTACTGTGGAATATCCATATAGTTAGAAAGAAACTTATCTGTAGCAAATACTTCTAGTCTCCATTTCTGGCCGTAAATATCGATTTCTCTTATTTCACTCAGAATTGCAGATGGCGGTTCTATCTTCTTGGAAATGACTTCATTTGTTGCGAGATCGGTAATAAGAATTTCAAGATCATTTTTTCTAATATCTTCAGTAATTGGACCTAAGAAATTTTCGAGATAAATAACTGAGGCAAGATATCCTTTTAGTTTCGCGCGACGGGCTTCAATATCTTGAGGGATAAAGTTCCCTTCATATACAGGAAGAGTTATCGCGAAACCTGGTGCAGAGTTCTGATTTGTATTTGAATGCACAACTCTAAACGTATTAGATGCCATCGGCCTTCCAGTATCTCTAGACTTATACTTTGACTGCATACGCTCTGGCGACCACGCAAGATCAAGACCTATTGAAAGACTGTGACCTCTTGTTGTAATTCCATAGAGGACTGGGAAATGTTCCTCGCGATCTTTTGCTGTGATTAGTTTTCCATCACCGTCTGGTTCAACGATCTTGAAATTTGTTACACCTTTCTTTCTTGCTTTCACCTCGAATTCTATTCTATCTTTTTCAAATACACGAGGCTGCCATTCAATCATCAAGATAGCATCTTTTCTCGTGCTCAAGTTTTTAGTAAACTGATTAAATTCATATGCATTTAGGTCAGGAAATGTATTAAGAAGATTAGAAAGAGAGTATAGTACTTCCGTTGACACACTTAAGTCGGAATTTATCTTGGAATACGACTGCTCGAGTTGTTTTCTAATTCCTGAGCTTGCGTTTAATCTCTGCTTCTCGTATGTTAATTTAAAGAACCACCCAGAAAGTGTAAGTCCAACTATAAGGAATAGATATTTGATGAAAACATTTTTTTTCTGTGCTCTTTCTTCCATTGTGGCGACTCTTATTTGCTAAATGACGTATAAGTAATTATACATTCATGAAAGAGTCGATTTCAACCTTTGAGTTAATTAATCTTTATTGATAAGCCATTTATGAAGGTAAACCTCTATTATTATTAAAAGTGGTCATGCCATTCTTTTAGGCTAGATAGTTTTATAAAATTCTGATGTTCGTCTATATCGGATAAATTCTGGCTATTTACTCGAATTTCTGTTTTCAAGCATAGGGGCCGTTTAATAAAAGGCTACATTTAGGTCGTGACTATTACGGTCACGCAAGAGAATTGGCATTGAACAAATGATTGATAGGTCTTTAGAAATGCATTTATTTCAAAATTATTCTATAATTTTCAGATGACACTACAATTAGAAACTAAAAGAATGATTCTTACACTTCCATCTGTTGGGAGTGAAGATCAGATTGTTGAGTTTTATAAAGAGAACGAAAATTTCCTTGCTCCTTGGGACCCAAAGAAGCCAGATGGTTTTTATACTCAAGAGTTTTGGAGAGAAAAAAACCTTCAAGCAATTAGGGAATTTGAAAATCAAAAATCTCTACGCCTTAATATATTTCTTAAAAGCTCAAATGAATTAATTGGCATGGCCAACTTTACAGGTTTTGAAAGAGGGCCTTTTCAATGTTGTCGTCTTGGATACAAGTTGGGACAGAAATTTGAAGGGCAGGGTTTGATGACAGAAGCATTAGAAGAATCGATTCGTTATATATTTGATGAATTAAACTTTCATCGAATAGAAGCGAACTATATTCCAAGTAATGAGCGTAGTGGAAATGTTTTGAAACGCCTTGGCTTTACTGAACATGGAGTTGCTGAAAATTACCTTTTGATCGCCGGGAAATGGCAGGATCACGTACTTACAAGTAAAACCAATGCAAGCTGGAAAGACCTAAACTAAAGACCATACTTATTCGCGATTTTTATATACTCCTTTGAGTTAATAACTTTTTTAAGTGCCTTTTGCCACATTTCTATTTCACTATCTGGAATATCTTTGGTCGCTACAATATACAGAGGAGCTTCTGTAACTTTAACAGGGGTTTCTTTAAGGACATCCAATGGTTGATTCAATTCTTTCATCCAATGAATATAGCCTAGTGCTGTTTCACTGATGGCAAGGTCACAACGGCCTATTATCGTTTTAAGGTAAATACTTTTAGCTCTTGTGCTCGTATCTAGATTCTTAAAACCAAGCTCGTTTAGTTTGTTAAAGATTAGGCCGCCACTTCTACTGCAGATTGAATTTACTTTCTTTGCATCAGCGATCGATTGAATTACTAGTGAGCTATTTTTTCTTTTGTAAAAATGTATGGACTGAGAACCAAAAGGGCCGATCCACTTATATCGTTTTTCTCTTTCTTTAGTTTTGATAAATGAGAATAGCATTGTACGCTTAGATGTTTCTAAAGTTTGAGTCGCGCGCATACTAGGATAAATCTTTATATCCTCTTTAATGCCAAGTTCTTTTATTATTAGTTGTACAAGTTCAGTTGAATAACCTGTGATGACATTGTTTTCAGTATAATTATAGGGAGGCCATTCTTCAGTGATCAGAGAAATAGGTTCCATTGCCACGCTAGGTAGTGGACTACTAACTAATAGTGTAAGAGCAAGTAACAAAGCTATTCTCATGGCAGTATCATACACTAAATAAATAATATTGAAAGCGTGTTTTTTGAATTTGTGCGGTGGATTGAGGGTCTTATGATTATTTAAAGAAGAAATCGAAGATTAATTACTGTAGTCAAAGAAGATTTCTTATATTTCTTAGTTTCGAAAAGTAATTGCTTATTCTTAGTCAATTTCCAATTCAAGTAAGATTTCAAGATCGTCATGTGCTCATCTTTAAATTGACGGTATTCATAGTTAAGTCCATATTTCAAATTACTTCCAAGATAACCAAAAAGATTTGTTTCGACTGATAAGTAAGGATTCCAAAAGTTTTCCATTTCTTGAT contains:
- a CDS encoding CHASE domain-containing protein — protein: MEERAQKKNVFIKYLFLIVGLTLSGWFFKLTYEKQRLNASSGIRKQLEQSYSKINSDLSVSTEVLYSLSNLLNTFPDLNAYEFNQFTKNLSTRKDAILMIEWQPRVFEKDRIEFEVKARKKGVTNFKIVEPDGDGKLITAKDREEHFPVLYGITTRGHSLSIGLDLAWSPERMQSKYKSRDTGRPMASNTFRVVHSNTNQNSAPGFAITLPVYEGNFIPQDIEARRAKLKGYLASVIYLENFLGPITEDIRKNDLEILITDLATNEVISKKIEPPSAILSEIREIDIYGQKWRLEVFATDKFLSNYMDIPQYLFPTALFLFTLILYFFLTQKEKQNRELLKTRSELQNALREANVATHSKMIFLANMSHEIRTPMNAILGYSNLIKNEPDENTRLDYIERMEKSGHHLLKILEDILHVSSHEVSKIKLRNDDFKLHELIHDVNNIIMTKFSDTNVQFECIVEADDINLHGDPVRLRQVLINLLNNAYKFTEEGFIRLTCKNVKADNGEYLVTFSVSDSGVGIDEKYLANIFSPFSQEDETFRRNQGGVGLGLSIVNNIIEMMGGTISVNSTKGRGTSFTLEIPFTDAKVSSENVPTVVEKEILKETESTLRGKRILAAEDDEDAKFLLKVYLNGQDFEVDYVTNGVELLERYKETQYDLILTDIQMPELDGLSAVKILRDSEDKTPIIIMSAHALPEENERGLKAGANDFITKPLNKENLIAAIKRQLSSPSI
- a CDS encoding ABC transporter substrate-binding protein, giving the protein MRIALLLALTLLVSSPLPSVAMEPISLITEEWPPYNYTENNVITGYSTELVQLIIKELGIKEDIKIYPSMRATQTLETSKRTMLFSFIKTKEREKRYKWIGPFGSQSIHFYKRKNSSLVIQSIADAKKVNSICSRSGGLIFNKLNELGFKNLDTSTRAKSIYLKTIIGRCDLAISETALGYIHWMKELNQPLDVLKETPVKVTEAPLYIVATKDIPDSEIEMWQKALKKVINSKEYIKIANKYGL
- a CDS encoding GNAT family N-acetyltransferase; translated protein: MISRKAKEIEYQSIFLMGQDVWSDNMSETEYLETCFKSEKYKKGQWWILEDNGHIVSSLIVYKFKDQSFGIGSIATCPYERKKGYGSKLLTDVIGVYKISGHPIFLYSDIDAPFYERFGFMTLPEKYQKYRKSVCMCFGEYDDSFEPPAYF
- a CDS encoding serine hydrolase produces the protein MISLYQIKKFTLIGLLIIGNNTMANIDDKVRDVVKKYNIPSLSVMVLSQEKILVQSSFGVRKSGEDDKIKETDSFHLGSCGKAFTATLILKLQDEGKLSVEDSITKYLKTLDAKKFADIKIKHLLSHTGGIKANVEGGPWGSMFSFDITPSQGRDIAINFLNTAKRTAKAGSEFIYSNIGYMLLGQIIEKVESRPFEEVLTTKLFKPFEMNSCSYGPAGRNDNSSQPWAHQFVDGKYIPQDPKLIGSDNPPALSPAGGISCGQGDWAKFIWFVMNVGKNSKYLSPEGRAFISKVNLDDYTFGAWGKVSRDWSGILLIHAGSNTLNYSYAIVGLDKKFAFLINTNSPSQEAVLEMVPFLKEYYINSLQ
- a CDS encoding BspA family leucine-rich repeat surface protein encodes the protein MSLLLAFLIGCTPSAGVNKVSRGDSGTTLTPDGLRDPKLPDTPLPEDKNKPPKIDQIADAFVYLGDSFTADANDGGDDKDIDNDVLVYSCFVDQNIDGNVSKPAKKCREEGISFNAQNGVLSWVPNTKGTFEIEIIASDKELQDGEIFVLSVIERDSPPPAINNPPNLEPVPTQLVYIGDTLKIDIDNVGTGDVDIDGDRLWFGCLYDEEVDGYVEVHKNTKRWCKDIEGVSVDTATGLIRWSPVAGQEGEFEFVAYVTDGLDRQSDQKFDKEIFKIRVLPKISNKSPKLDSITNKIIKVGEVLNLDFNDGGNDTDIDGDPLYYSCVYDKTVDGIVKDSGAGVKWCGALGGPLNTSTGQMTWMPTEEQVGTYEFMARASDWRQGKTDYLIDRKIFKVTIVSENINNPPVVDPISDQTLKVGQTYEFKITDGGDYKDVDGDDLWTGCFFDQEVDGSVVIHDAQTRKWCNELGVKTDSLRPGVFIWEVKEEHIGKFEFVFHVTDGPTRKTKQKNTQEYVVFTVEKGSVNNPPKIDPVENRTIKEGETLSLDFNDGGDDKDSDGTGLVYTCKVNGSSCPNFSTSRGMLSFVPSQVGIYNFVISASDTVLTDSVSFILTVQDKDGGDPPVADDFRLDPILDKYTVVKGRNHTVVVQVGGSYKYEGQWLNYSCTYDRVVDGSVSSGQNCQLLPTGLLMLSSLLTDYGAYEIKVTASVNGKSASKVFVINSVREEEAALIFKWKSNSQVGFATRFFIGNDSDARKMNFFVDWGDGTITQNSNLHTYSETNKEYTVKVWGTLTSMNFCTDRTGMRTNEPPPHYVTKILQIGDLDYSKIPGFINCPNLYSVNLSKANTLNVTNMDNAFGQWGSDSSRIINEQELIGLENIDTSKVTSMAGMFNNGNLLMTTLDLNHFNTSRVINMAGMFRELSFYVYPAGPNPNQQWCLNGLNSIMCEGKGVQEIKFDRWNTSNVKNMTGMFYGARMIKGLDISHFNTDKLQNLDPIVEEFGKKHGQTFTIDPNKCGSNSPNHPVSGVRDMFRQMSSLEQLNVKNLNTSNLYCLDGTFAELPKLKELDLSHLQTQEIRSMSNTFYMTPLSPKGLDNWQTPKLQVLNGTFMGRGEQSFRFPSWDTSKVESIINLFSTSKSIHIDMSSFDSSSLVSIKGLCNGCWYLKNFKFSLTDSSQLLEVAGLFNDAYRLQEVDLSSFNINFKEKKEQCEKVSRASEYERWCEIFSKKDAYQANDPNTKYTDEYLRIWWYELTIYGKLGDYGSNLGKNYSLQKVRLPSGYNFDWTRQWYDNTNELMKERFRATYVGLSILRIPFILEIDTAGNMHLACPGEEFLQVNNEIGRYVGQDCLTLDDWKDHVKIYANFENENKRQEMAGYLAGKVLRFDDYDSE
- a CDS encoding GNAT family N-acetyltransferase, producing MTLQLETKRMILTLPSVGSEDQIVEFYKENENFLAPWDPKKPDGFYTQEFWREKNLQAIREFENQKSLRLNIFLKSSNELIGMANFTGFERGPFQCCRLGYKLGQKFEGQGLMTEALEESIRYIFDELNFHRIEANYIPSNERSGNVLKRLGFTEHGVAENYLLIAGKWQDHVLTSKTNASWKDLN